The Liquorilactobacillus nagelii DSM 13675 DNA window TCAGCTGCCACAACCTGCTCAGGTGCTTTGGCAACAAAGTTCTGATTAGCTAATTTTTTCTCTGCTCGTTCAGCCTCACTGGCAAACTTAGCAGCTTCTTTTTTCATGCGCTTAATTTCTTCGTCCAAATCGATTAAATCAGCTAAAGGTAAATAAACCTCAGCCCCCGTAATCACCGAAGTTAATGACAGTTTTGGTGCCTTGATTGACTCATCAATAATCAATTTGCGTGGATGACAGAACCGCTCAATATAATCATGATTGGTTTCAAAAATTTGTTTAACTTCAGCTGACGCCGGCTTAATCAAAATTTCAATTGCACTTGATAAGGGAGCATTAACTTCAGCTCGACTATTACGAACCGCTTTAATCAATTCAATCAAATTTTCCATCTGCTTTTCAGCTGCCGGATCATTGTATTCTGCATGAACAACCGGATATGCAGCATTAACTAATGATTTTCCTTGATGTGGCATTGTCAGCCAAATCTTTTCAGTTACAAATGGCATAATTGGGTGCAGTAACCGCAAAGTTTGATCTAAGACATAGCACAGAATTTGTTGTGTCTTAGCTTTAGCTGCCGTATCAGTGCCATTAAGGTCTTGTTTGGACATTTCAATGTACCAATCACAAAAATCATCCCAGATAAAGTTGTATAATGCCCGACCAGCTTCACCAAATTCAAAACTGTCAAATAAGCGAGTAACATCAGCAACTGTCTGATTTAAGCGACTAATAATCCACTTATCAGCTAACTTCCAAGTAGTCTGTTCCGGTAAAGTCGGCTGTGTATCATCAGCTAAATTCATGATTACAAATCGACTAGCATTCCAAATTTTGTTAATAAAATTCCAAGCAGCATCCATTTTTTTATAACTGAAACGGACATCTTGCCCCGGAGCTGAACCATTGGATAAGAACCACCGCAGGGCATCTGCACCATATTTTTCGATGACGTCCATCGGGTCAATCCCATTTCCCAATGATTTACTCATCTTGCGTCCTTGTTCATCGCGAATTAGGCCATGGATTAAAACATGCTTGAATGGTCTCCTACCAGTAAATTCAAGACTTTGGAAAATCATCCGTGATACCCAGAAAAAGATAATGTCATACCCTGTAACTAAGGTATCAGTTGGGAAGTAACGTTTAAAATCAGCAGCATTTTCATTTGGCCAACCCATTGTTGAAAATGGCCACAAAGCACTTGAAAACCAAGTGTCCAACACGTCTGGATCTTGTTCCCAATTTTCGATATCTTTAGGAGCCTCTTCACCAACGTAAATTTCACCAGTTTGTTTATGATACCAAGCCGGGATCTGGTGTCCCCACCACAATTGACGTGAAATAACCCAATCATGAACATTTTCCATCCATTGGGAAAAGGTGTTTTCAAATCGATCTGGTACAAAGTCAACTCGATCAGCTGTTTTTTGATTTTTTAAAGCTGCCTCAGCTAATGGTTTCATTTTAACAAACCACTGAGTTGACAATCGCGCTTCAACTTGGACTCCAGTTCGTTCAGAGTGCCCAACACTATGGACGATCGGTTCAACTCGCAAGAGATAGCCTTGATCTTCTAAATCAGCTACAATCGCTTTGCGGGCAGTAAAGCGATCCATGCCTTGATATTTGCCGGCATTCTCATTCATAGTCGCGTCTTCGTTCATTGTATTGATTCGTTTCAAATGATGACGATTACCGACACCAAAATCGTTCGGGTCATGAGCCGGCGTAATTTTTACCATCCCAGTTCCAAATTCTGGGTCGACATAGTCATCAGCAATAATCGGAATCTGACGTCCTTGCAACGGCAAAACCAACATTTTGCCAACAATTGCTTGATAACGCTCATCATTAGGATTAACAGCAACTGCAACATCACCCATCATAGTCTCAGGACGGGTCGTCGCAATTTCAATATAGTGCTCACCATTATAAGTATCTTGCGGATCCAAGAATGGATATTTGACGTGATAAAATGCGCCTTTAGTATCTTTATGAATAACTTCAATATCAGATAAAGCCGTTCTCGCTTTAGGGTCCCAATTAATAATATATTCACCGCGATAAATTAAGCCTTTTTGGTACAGTGCAACAAAAACACGGCGAACTGCTTGAGACAAGCCTTCATCTAGCGTAAACCGTTCACGATCATAATCTAACGACAAACCTAACTTGGCCCACTGCTGATGGATAATATCAGCATATTCTTTTTTCCATTTCCAAACTGTTTCAATAAATTTCTCGCGACCTAAATCATATCGGGAGATATTTTTTTCTGCTAGTCGAGCTTCAACTTTAGCCTGAGTTGCAATTCCCGCATGGTCCATGCCTGGCAGCCATAGAGTATCATAACCCTGCATTCTCTTTTGACGAATAACCATATCTTGCAAAGTTGTGTCCCAAGCATGACCTAAATGCAACTTGCCAGTAACATTAGGCGGGGGGATAACAACAGAATATGGTTTAGCCTTTGAATTTCCGCTCGGACGGAATAATTTTTCATCTAACCATGTTTGATAACGACCTGGTTCAACTTGTTGCGGATCGTACTTGGTTGACATTTCAATTTCCCTTGTCATTAGATTCCTCCTTTAAAAATTAGGCAATTTTCATAAAAAAAAGCCGTCCTATCTACATAGGACGACAAAGCCGTGGTACCACCTAAATTGAGTTATTACTCCACTCAAAAAATTGTTAACGGAATTTTTTCCGACTGAGTTTACTAATCTTCAATCCAGCGGCTCACAAGCTACATTCAAATCATCGTTAGAGAATCTCTCACCAATTGATTCATTCGCTGACTAACTAATGTATTTGAAACTCTCGATCATTGCCTTTATGCGCTATCTTATCCTTAATTATTGAGGTCGTCAAGCTATTTTACAAAAATTCTGAGAAAGCTGGCTGCTCTTCAGTCAAAAACTTTTCATCAGCTTTGATTTCAGTAATTTTAATTCCAGCTAAAGCTCGTTCCATCAAACCAGAAACATCCAAACGACTCTCATACTCACGGGCTCGATCTAATCTTGGTTTAGTCTTAGGTGCCGGTGGTGCAAAAATCGTACAACAATCTTCAAATGGCATAACCGATAAATCAAACGTACCAATTTTTTCGGCAATTTCAATAATTTCATTTTTATCTAATGAAACTACTGGCCGCAAGATTGGCAAACTAGTAACATCGTTGATAGCAACCATGCTTTCCAAAGTTTGCGAGGCTACTTGACCTAATGATTCGCCATTAAAGATTGCTAAAGCATCACGTTTTTGGGCAATTGCAGCCGCTAAGCGTAACATGAATCGGCGTTGAACCGTCATTAAGTAACCCTCTGGCACATCATGCTTAACCGTTTCTTGGATTTCAGTAAATGGTACCTGAATAAATTTGATGCTGCCACCAAAGAGGGCTAATTTAGCGGTTAATTCCTGTGCTTTATGCAATGCCTGTTCACTAGTGTAAGGTGGACTGAAAAAGTGAACCATTTCTAAATCAACTCCACGCTTTAAAGCCAGATACCCAGCAACTGGCGAGTCAATTCCACCGGAAATCATTAAAAGTCCTTTGCCCGCCGTTCCAACTGGCAGTCCTCCTGCCCCTTGGATCGTTTTTCCCGACAAGAAAATCCCATTTTTGCGAATCTCCACTCGCAAAATCAAATCTGGGTCTTTCATCTTAACTTGAATTCCGGGTAAATTATCTAAGATATACCCCCCCAGTAAATCATTCATTTGATTGGTATCTAATTTAAAATCATGATCTGACCGGCGGGTGTTAATTTTAAAAGTCATCCCGGGTTGAAATTGTTCTTTGATCATCGCCAAAGCCGTCTGTTTGACACTTTCTAAATCACGTTCAACCCGAATTGATGGTGAAAAGTTTTGAATGCCAAAAACTTGTTGCAAGCGGTCCATTACTTGCTGACTATCAGCCCCATGAAGCTGAATGTGCATCCGATCACGCTGCGCTTTAACAATCACTTGTTCAAAATCATGCAAAACTTCACGTGTATTAAATGCTAAGCGATCGATAAAGCTGCGGCGATTCTTCCCCTTGGTTGACAATTCGCCATAACGAACCATAATTTCAGTATATTCCAATTATTTATCTCCTCGTATTAGATCTTCATTTTTTTATAATTTGCTTTTTAAAAGTTTATTTTTAAGAATTAATTTTTGCAAAACGATGATATAGCTGATCAAAGACCTGCATAAATTGATGTGCTTCAGCCATAGTATTATTCTCATCCAAACTAACTCTAATAGCTGAAGTCGCAATTTTTTCAGGAATTTTCATCGCGTGTAAGGTGCCAGAAATAACATGTTTTTTTGAAGAACAAGCACTGGTCGTCGAAATATAAATTTGCTGAGCTTCAAAAGCATGCACAATTGTTTCTCCACGAACTCCATCAATTGTGAAGCACAAAATATGTGGTGCAAAGGTTTGATCCACTTGTGAAAACATGGTAACCTTTGGATATTTAATTAACTGATCATGCAAATACTTTTTGATTGCTGCCTGTTGTTGAACCTTTTCAGTCTCATTTTCTTTTAAAAGCCGTAATGCACGAGCCATTGCTGCAATTGCCGGTAAATTTTCAGTTCCGCTCCGTAAATTTTTTTCCTGACCGCCACCACTCATTAGGGGTGCAATTTTCCGGACACGACGTTTATACATAATTCCAATTCCTCGTGGAGCATGGAATTTATGCCCTGAAAAAGTTACAAAATCAACACGGTCGTTCATAATCATTGATTGAATCCCCTTGCCAATTCCTTGTACAGCATCAATATGATAATGAATTTTAGGATATTTTTTCAGAATTTCAGCAATCTCTAATTGAGGCTGAATTGCGCCAACTTCATTGTTGACCGCCATAATTGATACCAAAATCGTATCTGAACGAATCGCTTTAGCTAAATCAACCGGTGAAACATGTCCTGTCTGGTCTACTGGTAGATAGGTCACTTCAAAGCCAAGTTTCTCCAGTTGTGCTAAAGAATTCAAGACCGCTGGATGTTCAACACTTGAAGCAATTATATGTTTACCATAAATATGTTTTTCAATTGCCGTTCCTTTAATAACCCAATTATCACCTTCAGTACCACCACTAGTAAAATAAATTTCATCAGCTTGAACTCCTAATAAGTCGGCAATTTGCTGTCTTGACTGTTCCAACAAACCATAAGCTTGTTCACCTAAGTCATGCAATGAAGAAGGATTTCCCCAAACTTTTTTAGAAACTTGTTCATAAGTGGTTAAAACCGCTGGTGCGATTTTTGTGGTTGCACTATTATCAAAATAAATCATTTTTTCCTCCAATATATTATAATTCACGAAAAAAGCAGCAAATTAATTCTTGCCGCTTACTAACTATTTGTCAATTACTAAATTTATTTTTTAGGATTTTTTGCATAATATTCGTCTTCTAATTTTTGGTACGCTCCTGGTTCAACCTGATCAATGGCGGTAGCAATTTTTTCTAAACTTGCTGCATAATCAAATTTTTGATTAAACAAAATTCCAGCTTGTTGAGCTGCCTGAGCCACTTCTGGATAACGAGTCTTATAACGATTAGCATACTGGAGTAAAATTTCAGCTAAAGCAGCGCTGTCTGTAATATCGTTAGCTTTTTCTGCTAATTTATCCAAATCGGCCTGAATATCCAATAATTGCTTAGTAATTGCTGCTAAATCAATTTTAAGCTGTTCTAAGTCTGTCATTAACTGTTCAATTGATTTGCTAACGGCAAAGAAAAATTCCAAGTAAGCTTTTGGTAGTCCTGGTAAATTTTGTTTACCTAACTGTCGGCGAATTCGATGAATTTCCAAATCAAATTCTTGAGCTGCCTGACGAGCGGCTTTTTCTTCGTGCCATAGTCCTTGAATACTCTGGTTAATTTCAGTTTGCTGTTTTTCAATCACAACTAATTTTTCTGCTTGCTCTTGCTGCTGCAACAAAACTGCTGAATAAATTGGTTTTCCTTCAAGAATATCTTGTTCAGTTTGCTTGAAATTATGTTCCAATTGATTTAATTGATTTTCAAGTTTACGACCATTTTCCATCTCATGATGATTAAAAGTATAGTTTTGCTGTAGCCTTTCTAATTCAACTAACAGTTCACGTTGCTGCAAACGTGCGTGCCGGATAAATTGTTTTAATTTTGGACGCTGCTGTTGGACAGTTTGACGTGCTTTAATTTCTGCCTCAAAAAGATCATACAAATCGTTAATTTGTTGATTAATTTCCTGATCACGTTTAATGGCAATCGAGAGTTTTAATTCTTTCAGATCAATAATATTCTCTGCTAAAGCCGATTGGAGGCCTGTTAATTCAGTTGATAAATCTTGTTTAAAACCATACTTTTGTTTAGCTAATTGCTGGGCTCCCTGCCCAAGTTCAGTCAACTGCTCTGGAAAGACATTTTTTAAATTTCGATAAAGCGGTGGGATTTGTTTAATTTGCTGCGCTAAAACAGTCGTGTTTTTTTCAAGTTGGCGCAATTCTTGATCTGCTGCAAGATAATCACCTTGGCGCGCTAATTTGCCATAATGATCAAATGCCGCTTCTAAATTGCTGAGATTTTCTTCCAACTGATCAATACTTGGACCAAAGGAAAAATTTTTAGCCAGTAATGTCTTGCGCAATTTTTGATACTGTTGTTCTAATTCCTGCCGTTTTTTTTGATGGAGTTGATTGCTACTCTTTAAATTTACAATTTCTCGATTGGTTTTCTTCTGTAGCTCACTAGCGTTACGTAACTTAGCTGCAATTGTGTCAAGTTCCCGCTTGACTGCTAGAAAGCGATAGTGGCTGCAGGCTTCCTGTAATTCTTTTAATCGTTCAGAAATTTCTGGAAGGCGGTGATTAACTAAATATAAGTAGCTCTGCTTGGTTTGTTCAAAATGTTCTAAAGTTTCTCCTGAAAGATGGACCTCTTTCATATTGGTTAAATCATCATTGAGCGATGACTGAATAATCGTGCTGACTTGTTGCTGTTGCTGCACAATTTCTTGCGCGTACTTGCGCTGCAGATAAAAAAATATCGCATATCCAACCACTGCTACAACTATAATTATACCCAAAATCAGTGTCATCTTTCCCACACTCCTAAAATTTTTCGCAATTAACCGTAATCCACTTGCTTTATCCCGCTATCAAAGTTAAAATCTAGTTCTGATTATAACATAAGTAACTATTGAGATACATGAATCAGCCACAGGAAATGGGGTAAATTATGAATAAAGAACATCTATTGGTTAAACAAGTAGCTGCTTTAGTTGACGGAGAAGAGAATTTAATCGCCAATCTGGCTAATACAGCTGCGCTATTATATAATAACTTGCCTGATGTCAGTTGGAGTGGATTTTATTGTTATCACCCCCAAAACCAACAATTAATTCTTGGGCCCTTCCAAGGAAACCCGGCCTGCACCAGAATTGCTGCTGGAAAAGGTGTTTGCGGTCAAGCATGGCAACAAGAAAAAACTATAGTTGTACCTGATGTCCATCAATTTGCTGGCCATATTGCTTGTGATGCTGCCACCAACTCAGAAATAGTTATTCCCTTAAAAAATACTCAAACTACTTGGGGGGTACTTGACCTTGACTCAACTAGTTTTAGCCGCTTTTCTTCTTTGGAACAAACCTTTTTAGAAGAAATTGCTGAAATAATTGGATCTCTAAATAAAACCGCTTGACTAAAATAGCAGTTTTTGCTAGGATAACCATTGTGTAAAATAATGCAGCAGTTTGCGGTAAGCTCGTCAACATTTGCTTGCCAAATTGGTTCAATTAGTAACTCTTCGGCTGCAAGAGCGAAAATTGCAAAAGTAAATGCACGAATACTAAACAGACATTCGCTTATTTTACTCCAAAAAATATTTATTGGAGGATTTTTATGTCACGTTATACAGGTCCAAGTTGGAAAATCTCTCGTCGTCTCGGAATTTCACTGAGCGGAACTGGTAAGGAATTGTCACGTCGCCCATATGCTCCTGGCGATCATGGTCAAAACAATCGTCGCAAACTTTCTGAATATGGTTTGCAATTGCGTGAAAAACAGAAGTTACGCATGATGTACGGAATGACTGAACGTCAGTTTGCTAACTTATTCTCACGTGCTGGTAAGATTCGTGAAGGCCGTCATGGCGATAACTTCATGGTATTATTGGAACGTCGTTTGGATAACTTAGTTTATCGTTTAGGTTTAGCAACTACCCGTCGTCAGGCTCGTCAGTTGGTTAACCATGGTCACATCACAGTTAACGGCAAACGCGTAGATATCCCTTCATATGAAGTTTCAGTTGGCGATGTTATCTCATTACGTGAACGTTCAAAAGATTTAAAAGTTGTTAAAGAGTCACTTGAAGCTATTGTTGGTCGTCCAGGATATGTTTCATTTGATGATAACAAGCTTGAAGGTAGCTTAGTTCGTTTACCACAGCGTGACGAATTGGAAGCTGAAATTGATGAATCACTGATTGTTGAATACTACAACAAACTTTAATTTAGTCATTAAAAAAACTGGAGCTTACTCCAGTTTTTTTTTATTCAAATATCCTAAAGTTCATTATTTAAAATTTCAAAGTGATATTTTCTAATATGCTCTTTTAAAAACTCTAAATACGCTTGAGCAATTGGTGATAATTCCATTTGTTTATGCTTTAACCAGCCAATCGTGCTTGTTTCAGCAACATTCAATGGAATCGAAACAATTTTATCATCATTCAAATCACTACTAATAATTCCTGAACTGATCGTGTAACCATTTATCCCAACCATAAGATTAAAAATCGTTGCACGATCACTAACTTTAACATTCATTTTATAATTTTGATTACTTAAAATTTCTTCTTCAAAATAGAAAGAATTGTTATCTCCTTGTTCATAAGAAAGATATGGATAATCACTCAAATCTGTTAATTTGAGTGATTTTTTTTGAGTTAAAGGGTTATCCCGGCTAAGAAAAACATGAGGTTGAACATGAAATAATGGATGGAATTCTAAATTACTGTCACGAAATAAATTTTGTAATACTTTTTGATTGAAACGATTTAAGTACAACACCCCAATCTCACTTTTAAAACTGGCTAAATCTTTGATAATATTTTCAGTTTCAGTTTCCCGTAAAGTAAACTGAAACTCCTCGGTATTCACACTTTTTATCAGTTCAACAAAAGCGTGAACTACAAAGGCATAGTGCTGAGCCGAAACTGAAAAAGCCTGCTTTCTTGGAAGTTGTTTTTTATATTTTTGATCAAGCAAATTAACTTGATCTAATATTTGATTAGCATAGGCCATAAATTCACGACCATCATTAGTCAAAATGACACCAGTTTGTTGTCGTCGTAAAATCTGAATCCCCATCTCTGTCTCTAACTCTTTGATTGCTTTTGATAAACTTGGCTGAGTCAAAAAAAGTTCTTTTGCTGCAACGTTGATCGATCCAACAGCTACCACCTTTTCCAAATACTTCAATTGCTGTAAACGCATCTATGCCCCTCATTTCATTAAGTATAGCTAAAGGTTAGCTCTAGCCATAGATTAAATTAATACACTGCTTTTGATTATAACTATAGACTATATCAAGCTATATTAAACTTCAATTATTAAAATTGCTACTCTCATGGTACAGTAAATACCAAGTAATTCGACAAAGGAGATATTATTATGACCACAACTATCATTGGATTTCCACGTATTGGCGCTCAACGTGAATTGAAATTTGCAACTGAAAAATACTTTAAACAAACATTAACTGCAGAACAACTACTGGCAACTGGCAAACAATTGCGACAGCAGCAGTGGCAATTGTTAAAAAAAGCTGGAATTGACCAAATTCCCAGCAATGACTTTTCTTTTTACGATAATCTACTAGATACCGCTTTTTTGTTTCATGCTTTGCCAAAAGCTATCGCAACTGCTGATCTTTCTGACTTAGATAAGTATTTTGCGCTAGCGCGTGGCTATCAAGGAACAGCTGGCGACTTTAAGGCTTGGCCAATGAAAAAATGGTTCAACACCAATTATCACTACTTAGTCCCACAGTTATCTAAGGATACTAAATTTCGTTACACTGGAGGTAAAATCAAAGCAGAATTTCTTGAGGCCTTGAGTTTAGGAATTAAAACCCGACCAACTATCATTGGCCCCTTCACATTACTCCGATTAGCTGAATTTAATGAACATACTGCAGCTAAAGATTTTACTAATGATTTATTGCAAGCCTACACCGATTTGCTCCAAGACTTATGCGCTGCTGGTGCTGAATGGCTGCAAATTGATGAACCAGCCCTAGTTTATGATTTAACTCCGCAGGAAATTAACTGGTTTGCTAATTTTTATCGTCAATTATTGCCGCAAAAAGGCACTCTCAAAATTTTGCTACAAACTTATTTTGGCGATGTGCGTGATATTTATTCAGAGTTAATCAAGCTTGACTTTGATGGACTGGGACTTGATTTAATTGAAGGCAAACAAACAGCTTCACTTATTCAAAGTGGTTTTCCAACTGATAAAACCTTGTTTGCCGGAGTTGTTAATGGCAAAAATATCTGGCGCAATCATTATCAAAAGACTTTGACTTTACTCAAGCAATTGCCCGTCCAAAAACTTGTGTTATCAACTTCTTGTTCATTGTTGCATGTACCGTATAGTGTTGCTGACGAGGATTTTCCAACAGCAGTCAAAAAGCATTTCGCATTTGCCCAAGAAAAATTGCTTGAATTAAATCAACTTGATCAATTATTGCAACAACATCATCCAGAATGGTTAGCAGTCAATCAACAACTTTTCGCTCAACCGCGAGTTAAAGAAGATCCTGTTCTAAAAGAAAAAATTGCTCAACTAACCACTGCTGATTTTTCTCGTCAACCTGATTTTCAAACTCGAAGAAAAATTCAACAAACGGAACTAAACTTACCGTTATTGCCAACCACAACAATTGGTTCATTTCCCCAGACTAAAGAGGTCAAAAAAATGCGAGCCGCTTGGCATAAACATGAGATTTCAGCTGCTGATTACGAAAGCTTCGTTAAACAGCAGATTAAAAATTGGATTAGTTGGCAAGAAAAAGCTGGTTTTGATGTGCTAGTCCATGGAGAATTTGAGCGCAATGATATGGTTGAATATTTTGGTCAACATCTCGCTGGTTACCTATTTACCCAAAATGGTTGGGTCCAATCCTATGGTACCCGGGGAGTTAAACCACCAATCATCTGGGGAGACGTGGTTAGAAAAAAACCAATTACGGTCAAATGGTCAACCTATGCTCAAAGTTTAACCGCAAAACCAGTTAAAGGCATGCTGACTGGACCGGTTACAATATTAAATTGGTCATTTCCGCGTGAAGACTTGTCATTAAAAGAAGCTACTTGGCAATTAGCACTGGCCATTCAAGCTGAGGTTCTTGATTTAGAATCCCATGGAATTAAAATAATTCAAATCGATGAAGCTGCCTTGCGTGAGAAATTGCCATTAAGAAAAAGCGACTGGGATTCAGAATACCTTGCTTGGGCAATTCCGGCTTTCCGCCTTGTTCACAGTAAAGTCAAACCGCAAACCCAAATTCACACTCATATGTGTTATAGCGAGTTTGGGGATATTATTCCGGCTATTGATAACCTTGATGCTGATGTGATTTCATTTGAAGCTTCCCGCTCAAATCTTGAAATCCTAGAACAACTTCAAACACAGCATTTTAAAACTTTAGTTGGTCCGGGAGTTTATGATATTCATTCTCCACGTGTTCCAACTAAAGCTGAGATTGTTACTGAACTGCGAGAAATTTTAAAGAAAGTTCCCGCTAAAAATGTTTGGGTTAATCCAGATTGTGGTTTAAAAACACGCGGCGTAAAAGAAACTAAAGCCAGCTTGCTGAACTTAACCGCTGCTGCTCAGGAAGTTCGAAGGGAGCTGCAAGCAGATGACTAATTTGGCAGAAAAATCAAGCTTTTCTTTTGAAGTTTTTCCACCCAAAACAGCTGTTAACAATCAGAAAATTTTTCAGACATTGGATGAACTGCACGATCTTCAGCCTGATTTCATTAGTGTTACTAGCAGCAATCGAACATTGAACTTTGAAAATTCAACACTC harbors:
- the metE gene encoding 5-methyltetrahydropteroyltriglutamate--homocysteine S-methyltransferase, giving the protein MTTTIIGFPRIGAQRELKFATEKYFKQTLTAEQLLATGKQLRQQQWQLLKKAGIDQIPSNDFSFYDNLLDTAFLFHALPKAIATADLSDLDKYFALARGYQGTAGDFKAWPMKKWFNTNYHYLVPQLSKDTKFRYTGGKIKAEFLEALSLGIKTRPTIIGPFTLLRLAEFNEHTAAKDFTNDLLQAYTDLLQDLCAAGAEWLQIDEPALVYDLTPQEINWFANFYRQLLPQKGTLKILLQTYFGDVRDIYSELIKLDFDGLGLDLIEGKQTASLIQSGFPTDKTLFAGVVNGKNIWRNHYQKTLTLLKQLPVQKLVLSTSCSLLHVPYSVADEDFPTAVKKHFAFAQEKLLELNQLDQLLQQHHPEWLAVNQQLFAQPRVKEDPVLKEKIAQLTTADFSRQPDFQTRRKIQQTELNLPLLPTTTIGSFPQTKEVKKMRAAWHKHEISAADYESFVKQQIKNWISWQEKAGFDVLVHGEFERNDMVEYFGQHLAGYLFTQNGWVQSYGTRGVKPPIIWGDVVRKKPITVKWSTYAQSLTAKPVKGMLTGPVTILNWSFPREDLSLKEATWQLALAIQAEVLDLESHGIKIIQIDEAALREKLPLRKSDWDSEYLAWAIPAFRLVHSKVKPQTQIHTHMCYSEFGDIIPAIDNLDADVISFEASRSNLEILEQLQTQHFKTLVGPGVYDIHSPRVPTKAEIVTELREILKKVPAKNVWVNPDCGLKTRGVKETKASLLNLTAAAQEVRRELQADD